The Anastrepha ludens isolate Willacy chromosome 2, idAnaLude1.1, whole genome shotgun sequence genome contains a region encoding:
- the LOC128861089 gene encoding putative nuclease HARBI1 translates to MELPDLYFQTKYRLTKEVFMYVLCEINLREGLRSTYIPPILRLAATLEILAGGGYQWQTGGAHPTAMGHSTLSKIFRSTLSSMEETLCNQWISFEKNFQPCKEWFHEKYNFPGIVGAVDGTHLMLLRPIENEHIYFNRKGKHSINAMIICDHKLRIKAICPQYGGAAHDSFVWKASNERKIMERRYNNGDTSSWLLGDSGYPLEPWLMTPYRLRENETDVGKCIFNDIHSKARSIVERSIGVYKGRWRILSDDRKPRYNPTLVAKIANVCAALHNVCIDRNIPYQFSNENLTQRQEGLLECTPLDINNRLSERIRSRIKDHLSQSAM, encoded by the exons ATGGAATTGCCCGATTTATA CTTCCAAACAAAATACCGACTGACCAAGGAGGTTTTTATGTACGTCCTTTGTGAAATAAACCTTAGAGAAGGACTTAGGAGTACATATATACCTCCAATTTTGAGGctagctgcaacgctggagataTTAGCAGGTGGCGGTTACCAGTGGCAAACTGGCGGCGCACACCCAACAGCAATGGGGCATAGTACTCTGTCGAAGATATTTCGCAGCACATTATCGTCGATGGAAGAAACTCTATGCAACCAATGGATATCTTTCGAAAAAAACTTCCAGCCGTGCAAAGAGTGGTTCCATGAAAAATATAACTTTCCGGGAA TTGTTGGTGCCGTAGATGGTACTCATTTAATGCTGTTGAGGCCTATTGAGAACGAGCATATATACTTCAACAGGAAAGGAAAGCATAGCATAAACGCGATGatt atatgtgaccataaattaagaataaaagctATATGCCCACAGTACGGAGGAGCTGCGCACGATTCCTTTGTTTGGAAAGCCTCCAATGAGAGGAAGATAATGGAGCGGCGCTATAATAATGGAGATACAAGTTCGTGGCTATTAG ggGATTCTGGATACCCTCTTGAGCCATGGCTTATGACCCCGTATCGATTACGCGAAAATGAGACCGACGTAGGCAAATGTATTTTCAACGACATTCACAGTAAGGCTAGAAGCATTGTCGAAAGAAGCATTGGCGTATACAAAG GCCGCTGGAGAATATTATCGGACGATAGAAAGCCAAGGTACAACCCAACATTGGTTGCAAAAATTGCAAACGTGTGCGCCGCTCTTCACAATGTATGCATCGATAGGAATATTCCATATCAATTCAGCAACGAAAATCTAACTCAAAGACAAGAAGGACTGTTAGAATGTACACCATTGGACATAAACAATCGATTATCAGAGAGGATAAGAAGTAGAATAAAAGACCATCTTTCTCAATCAGCAATGTaa
- the LOC128861093 gene encoding uncharacterized protein LOC128861093 → MVEYMEKHDTLAKNSLQSAANGRSKRKELWDKLTELLNSNGPTMKPTKAWQKVWIDYKYNAKRKLTQRMKSITKTGGGPYDAVSLNHMEERIVAAAKIGEHISGVPGATSYGFHTDGPSCSTAAPQADDNFVCEYLAQISSADNTSSDDEGKTSRKSEPPKISIRQEGEIDEQEKFQNEVLRLFEESNEIAKRKLQLKETQFATEVQYKKMKIQVLELDLEKLKCEIALLKRKMNN, encoded by the exons atggtgGAATATATGGAGAAGCACGATACATTAGCTAAAAATAGCTTACAGAGTGCAGCTAATGGCCGTTCGAAAAGGAAAGAGTTATGGGATAAGCTAACGGAACTATTAAACAGTAACGGACCTACCATGAAGCCAACAAAAGCATGGCAGAAA GTATGGATTGACtacaaatataatgcaaaacgCAAGCTTACCCAGCGCATGAAAAGTATAACGAAAACGGGTGGTGGTCCATATGATGCGGTTtcattgaaccatatggagGAACGAATAGTTGCCGCAGCCAAAATAGGCGAGCACATATCGGGAGTACCAGGCGCAACATCATATGGTTTCCATACAGACGGACCCAGCTGTTCTACTGCGGCTCCTCAGGCAGACGATAATTTCGTTTGTGAATATTTGGCCCAAATCTCGAGCGCCGATAATACTTCTAGTGACGACGAAGGCAAAACATCAAGGAAGTCTGAGCCCCCAAAAATTAGTATACGCCAGGAAGGGGAAATCGACGAG caagaaaaatttcaaaatgaagTGTTGAGGCTTTTCGAAGAGAGCAATGAAATCGCAAAGAGGAAACTGCAACTAAAGGAGACACAATTTGCAACTGAagtgcaatataaaaaaatgaagattCAAGTCTTAGAGCTAGACTTGGAAAAACTGAAATGTGAAATCGCATTGCTAAAACGTAAAATGAATAATTAA